From the Phyllopteryx taeniolatus isolate TA_2022b chromosome 20, UOR_Ptae_1.2, whole genome shotgun sequence genome, one window contains:
- the ppp1r3g gene encoding protein phosphatase 1 regulatory subunit 3G: MENHDREELDEELDDEVDARQLERRMSERRRARSLPACPAAASLLLRKRVQFADSLGLSLASVKHFSALEEPRVPTKVVSRHTARAGGGRLVACFAEPADPDSRVRVLRVCLERLSVTHFDVRGQVRVLSGCARSDVGVRYTFNEWLSHVDAQALLVDAQLAGGGSARYAFTVYTPPEMEAGAAVHLAVYLRSDEGDFWDNNDGRNFTLRYRAGGPEPAHAAGAT; this comes from the coding sequence ATGGAAAACCACGACCGCGAAGAGCTCGACGAAGAACTGGACGACGAGGTGGACGCGCGTCAGCTGGAGCGGCGCATGAGCGAGAGGCGGCGGGCCCGGTCCCTGCCCGCCTGCCCGGCGGCGGCCTCGCTGCTGCTGCGGAAGAGGGTCCAGTTCGCGGACTCTCTGGGTCTGAGTCTGGCCAGCGTCAAACACTTCAGCGCGCTCGAGGAGCCGCGGGTGCCCACCAAGGTGGTCTCCAGACACACGGCGCGGGCGGGGGGAGGGCGCCTGGTGGCCTGCTTCGCCGAGCCCGCGGACCCGGACTCTCGGGTTCGGGTCCTGCGCGTGTGCCTGGAGCGTCTGTCCGTCACGCACTTCGACGTGCGCGGCCAGGTGCGCGTGCTGAGCGGGTGCGCGCGCAGCGACGTGGGCGTGCGCTACACCTTCAACGAGTGGCTGTCCCACGTGGACGCGCAGGCTCTGCTCGTGGACGCGCAGCTGGCGGGCGGCGGGAGCGCGCGCTACGCCTTCACCGTCTACACGCCCCCCGAGATGGAGGCGGGGGCCGCGGTGCACCTGGCCGTCTACCTGCGCTCGGACGAGGGCGACTTCTGGGACAACAACGACGGACGAAATTTCACGCTGCGGTACCGCGCCGGCGGCCCCGAGCCCGCGCACGCTGCCGGCGCCACTTGA